A portion of the Pseudoliparis swirei isolate HS2019 ecotype Mariana Trench unplaced genomic scaffold, NWPU_hadal_v1 hadal_164, whole genome shotgun sequence genome contains these proteins:
- the LOC130191579 gene encoding influenza virus NS1A-binding protein homolog A-like, with translation MYVVGGAESWNCLNTVERYDPDGNTWTLVAPMNVARRGAAVAAHEGKLFVVGGFDGARALRCVEAYDPARNEWRMLGSMTSPRSNAGVAVLGDAVYAVGGFDGNDFLNTTEVYGAAADEWSDCAAAPPPLSG, from the exons ATGTACGTGGTCGGGGGGGCGGAGTCGTGGAACTGCCTGAACACCGTGGAGCGCTACGACCCCGACGGCAACACCTGGACCCTGGTCGCCCCCATGAACGTGGCTCGCCGGGGCGCCGCCGTGGCCGCGCACGAAG gaAAACTCTTCGTGGTCGGCGGCTTCGACGGCGCCCGCGCGCTGCGCTGCGTGGAGGCGTACGACCCCGCCCGCAACGAGTGGCGGATGCTGGGCAGCATGACGTCGCCGCGCAGCAACGCCGGCGTGGCCGTGCTGGGCGACGCCGTCTACGCCGTGGGCGGCTTCGACGGGAACGACTTCCTCAACACGACGGAGGTGTACGGCGCCGCGGCGGACGAGTGGAGCGACTGCGCCGCGGCGCCGCCCCCGCTCAGCGgctga